The Bacillus horti genome includes a window with the following:
- a CDS encoding ABC transporter ATP-binding protein yields MKLVYLKNLFTLVWQYGKALFLLSTIIKIILGISPLATLFIVQEVINQVTELIQGESVEYMSVLFLLLLQFAVSVLISILNHVDSILAIHLEVRLDYKISKKVSTKSITVPFSYFELSQFYDHQNRIKNGNIGTRLMIPIKATLDVLKYIISISSYVIFLATIHWGLVVISLIAFIPILIIKAKFGSAKFYLMRNQTPAAREANYITSLLNTRQASKEIRLFRLGEFLLQKWSFLFKKNNSQTLRLARREYYAFILIDLFSALLYVAASLLLISQISRGFLAVGQFVSTGQAIQGAQSTINMIASTLARIYENQLYVEDLFKYLNYYEPTLHKNNEQEKTMSFPSKVQKGINVGNLSFYYPHSSKKALHNISFSVKPGEKIAIVGENGSGKSTLVKCLMGLYNNYEGTITIDDIDIQKIKTNELYDQMTGIFQDYMKYQFTVQENIGFGNISKLDQLQQIINTSEKSGADSFVRNLPKQYSSRLGRLFQGGYELSGGQWQKIALARALYKNAQIIFLDEPTASLDPLVEIELFRQFLSTTKDVTTFYISHRMASAKVAEKILVLKNGEIVESGSHTELMNLQGEYHRMYQAQANWYLEKDSS; encoded by the coding sequence ATGAAACTAGTATATTTAAAAAACCTATTTACCCTAGTATGGCAATATGGTAAAGCATTGTTTCTTCTAAGTACAATCATAAAGATAATTCTTGGAATCTCACCATTAGCCACCTTATTTATTGTCCAAGAGGTTATTAATCAAGTAACTGAACTTATTCAAGGTGAATCTGTAGAATATATGTCTGTGCTTTTCCTTCTCCTTTTACAATTTGCTGTATCTGTACTGATCTCGATTTTAAATCATGTAGACTCCATACTTGCCATTCATTTAGAAGTAAGATTAGATTACAAGATAAGTAAAAAGGTCTCTACCAAATCAATTACTGTACCCTTCTCCTACTTCGAGTTATCTCAATTTTATGATCATCAAAATCGAATTAAAAACGGCAACATTGGAACACGCTTAATGATTCCCATTAAAGCTACACTTGATGTTTTAAAATATATCATTTCAATCAGCAGCTACGTAATTTTTCTAGCCACTATTCATTGGGGGCTAGTTGTAATAAGCTTGATCGCCTTCATTCCCATTCTAATTATTAAAGCAAAATTTGGTTCTGCCAAGTTTTATTTAATGCGGAATCAAACTCCCGCTGCCAGAGAGGCTAATTATATAACTTCACTATTAAATACTCGTCAGGCTTCAAAGGAGATTAGGTTGTTCAGGCTTGGCGAATTTTTATTACAAAAATGGAGTTTTTTATTTAAAAAGAATAACTCCCAGACACTCAGACTTGCAAGAAGAGAATATTATGCCTTTATCTTAATTGACTTATTTAGCGCCTTATTATATGTTGCTGCCTCGCTGTTATTGATCTCACAGATTAGTAGAGGGTTTCTTGCCGTTGGACAATTTGTTTCAACGGGACAAGCTATTCAAGGTGCTCAAAGCACCATCAATATGATTGCAAGTACTTTGGCGAGAATTTATGAAAATCAGCTATACGTAGAGGATTTATTTAAATACTTGAATTATTACGAACCTACTTTACATAAAAACAATGAACAAGAAAAAACAATGAGCTTCCCCTCAAAGGTTCAAAAAGGGATAAATGTGGGTAACCTAAGCTTTTATTACCCTCATTCATCAAAAAAAGCATTACATAACATTTCATTCTCTGTAAAACCAGGTGAAAAAATAGCTATAGTTGGTGAAAATGGTTCAGGTAAATCAACACTTGTAAAATGTTTAATGGGGCTTTACAACAATTATGAAGGGACCATTACAATCGATGACATCGATATACAGAAGATTAAAACAAACGAACTCTATGATCAGATGACAGGTATCTTTCAAGATTATATGAAATACCAATTTACTGTACAGGAAAATATTGGATTTGGAAATATTTCTAAGCTTGATCAACTACAACAAATAATAAACACCAGTGAAAAGAGCGGAGCTGATTCCTTTGTTAGAAACTTGCCTAAGCAATATAGCTCTCGGTTAGGTAGACTTTTTCAAGGTGGATATGAGCTCTCAGGCGGTCAGTGGCAAAAAATCGCATTAGCTCGTGCATTATATAAAAATGCTCAGATTATTTTTCTTGATGAACCCACCGCTTCACTTGATCCACTGGTAGAAATCGAATTATTTAGACAGTTTCTTAGCACAACTAAAGATGTAACTACATTCTATATTTCTCATCGTATGGCCTCAGCCAAAGTAGCAGAAAAAATACTAGTACTGAAGAATGGTGAAATTGTAGAATCTGGCTCTCACACCGAACTTATGAATCTACAGGGTGAGTATCACAGAATGTATCAAGCACAAGCCAATTGGTATCTAGAAAAAGATTCAAGTTAG
- a CDS encoding IS256 family transposase: protein MNQFTTDIIEALVKKEDIKEVFRIHLEAAVNTLLQTELTAFLDYERYDRIGFHSGNSRNGSYSRKLHTEFGDLEISIPRDRNGEFKQQTVQPYKRSNDTLEAFVIHMFQKGVTMSEISDLVERMYGHHYTPQTISNMTKAVGEQVAAFKSRSLASRYVCVYLDATFIALKRDTVSKEAVYISVGIREDGSKEVLSFTIAPTESAFVWEEVLQELKERGVEDILLFISDGLKGLRERISTVFPRSKYQSCCVHAARHIAHKVRVADRKDICADFKRVYRADSRHEAQKELEVFISKWQSAYPRVTKALSDNPYLLTFYDFPRAIWRSIYSTNLIEGLNKNIKRYSKRKEQFPNEESLERFLVSLFEPYNQKFSARCHIGFDQARAELSNMFSEE, encoded by the coding sequence ATGAATCAGTTTACAACAGATATCATTGAAGCTCTAGTCAAAAAAGAAGATATTAAAGAAGTTTTTCGCATTCACTTAGAAGCGGCTGTTAACACATTGCTCCAAACGGAGTTAACAGCTTTCCTAGACTATGAAAGGTACGACCGAATTGGATTTCATTCAGGTAATTCTAGAAACGGATCCTACTCCCGCAAACTCCACACGGAGTTTGGTGACTTAGAGATTAGCATCCCTCGTGATCGTAATGGTGAGTTTAAGCAACAAACGGTTCAACCTTATAAGCGCTCAAACGACACCCTAGAGGCGTTTGTCATTCATATGTTTCAAAAGGGAGTCACAATGTCCGAAATCTCTGATTTGGTTGAAAGAATGTACGGGCATCACTACACACCACAGACCATTTCTAATATGACTAAAGCGGTAGGGGAACAAGTAGCTGCTTTCAAATCACGTTCTTTAGCTTCTCGCTACGTATGTGTCTATCTTGATGCAACTTTTATCGCTCTGAAGCGTGACACAGTCTCTAAGGAAGCGGTGTATATCTCTGTGGGCATCCGAGAGGATGGATCCAAAGAAGTCCTTTCTTTTACGATTGCTCCGACGGAGTCAGCTTTTGTCTGGGAAGAAGTATTACAAGAGCTTAAAGAACGTGGAGTTGAAGATATCCTCCTTTTTATTTCAGACGGATTAAAAGGTCTTCGGGAACGCATCTCTACGGTCTTTCCTCGTTCTAAGTATCAGTCTTGTTGTGTCCATGCCGCACGGCATATTGCTCACAAAGTTCGAGTAGCTGACCGTAAGGATATCTGTGCCGATTTTAAGCGAGTATACCGAGCTGATTCACGTCATGAAGCGCAAAAAGAACTAGAGGTATTCATCAGCAAGTGGCAGTCAGCCTACCCTAGAGTGACAAAAGCTCTGAGCGATAATCCTTACTTGCTTACGTTTTATGACTTTCCTCGTGCCATTTGGCGTAGTATTTATTCGACTAATCTTATTGAGGGGTTAAATAAAAATATTAAGAGATACAGCAAAAGGAAAGAGCAGTTTCCTAACGAAGAATCTTTAGAGCGCTTTCTTGTTTCCCTATTTGAGCCATACAACCAAAAATTCTCCGCTCGATGCCATATTGGGTTTGATCAAGCTCGGGCAGAGCTAAGTAATATGTTCTCTGAAGAATAA
- a CDS encoding glutathione ABC transporter substrate-binding protein, producing the protein MRSSKKSVWMLSLLLLLSLVLIAACSNNDGGSSEAPETNAPDDSATGEDDVVEETTGGDLIIATKSEIVGLDPHTSNDVPSSNIAYNIYESLVYFDENDELQPLLAESWDQIDELTLEFTLKQGVKFHDDTDFNAEVVKANIERILDPATASQRLFLYEMVTEVNVIDEYTVQIVTEYPFAPLLPHLAHSAGGMISLDAIEKDREAVASGQNPGSHISSNPVGTGYFKFDYWTTGEEVKLVRNDNYWGEHAKVDSVTFKVVGEELTRLTELETGYVHIAEQMQPSDITRIQGLPNAGLNETPQTSLSYIAFNTQKEPFTDVRVRQAISMAIDPAQIIDGILYGAGIPAVGPLAQSVLGYDASVTPLEYDIEGAKALLAEAGYADGFSTTIWTNDSATRVQTAEYLQSALRELNIDVSVEIVEWATYLEDTSAGKHDMFILGWSTPTSDADYAMYALFHSKNHGSTGNRTFLTDAELDDLLDRGRQEVDPDARLAIYKEAQERLVEIAPMVYTHYTILLTGISDSVHDFWVTPNGIFRLQNVYISE; encoded by the coding sequence ATGAGAAGTTCAAAGAAATCCGTTTGGATGCTGAGCCTATTATTACTTCTATCTTTAGTATTAATAGCAGCATGCTCAAACAACGACGGTGGTTCATCTGAAGCACCAGAAACAAATGCTCCAGATGATAGTGCTACTGGAGAAGACGATGTAGTAGAAGAAACAACTGGTGGGGATCTAATTATTGCCACTAAATCTGAAATTGTTGGACTTGATCCACATACTTCTAATGATGTTCCTTCTAGTAACATAGCTTATAACATTTATGAATCACTTGTTTATTTCGATGAAAATGATGAGCTTCAGCCTTTATTAGCTGAAAGCTGGGATCAAATTGATGAGCTTACACTTGAGTTCACTCTCAAACAAGGTGTTAAGTTCCATGACGATACTGATTTTAATGCTGAGGTTGTAAAAGCTAATATTGAGCGTATTCTTGATCCTGCAACAGCTTCACAACGTCTTTTCTTATATGAAATGGTTACTGAAGTAAATGTTATTGATGAGTATACGGTTCAAATTGTTACTGAGTATCCGTTTGCTCCACTTTTACCTCACTTAGCACATAGTGCTGGTGGAATGATCAGCTTAGATGCTATCGAAAAAGATAGAGAAGCTGTAGCTAGTGGGCAAAACCCTGGTTCACACATTAGTTCTAATCCAGTAGGTACAGGTTACTTCAAGTTTGATTACTGGACTACTGGTGAAGAAGTTAAGCTTGTTCGTAACGACAATTACTGGGGAGAACATGCAAAGGTTGATTCTGTAACTTTTAAAGTTGTTGGTGAGGAATTAACTCGTTTAACTGAACTTGAAACTGGATATGTTCATATTGCTGAACAAATGCAACCAAGTGATATTACACGTATTCAAGGTTTACCAAACGCTGGCTTAAATGAGACTCCACAAACAAGTTTATCTTACATTGCATTTAACACTCAAAAAGAACCATTTACAGACGTTCGTGTTCGTCAAGCTATTTCTATGGCGATCGATCCAGCCCAAATCATTGATGGTATTCTTTATGGAGCAGGGATTCCAGCAGTAGGACCACTTGCTCAAAGTGTATTAGGATATGATGCTTCTGTTACTCCACTTGAGTACGATATTGAAGGAGCGAAAGCACTATTAGCTGAAGCTGGATATGCTGATGGGTTCAGTACTACGATTTGGACAAATGATTCTGCTACACGTGTCCAAACGGCTGAATACCTACAATCTGCACTAAGAGAACTTAACATTGATGTATCTGTTGAGATTGTTGAGTGGGCAACATACCTTGAAGACACTTCAGCTGGTAAGCATGATATGTTTATCCTTGGTTGGTCTACTCCAACTAGCGATGCTGACTATGCAATGTACGCTTTATTCCATTCTAAAAACCATGGTTCTACTGGTAACCGTACATTCTTAACGGATGCAGAACTTGATGATCTATTAGACAGAGGTCGCCAAGAAGTTGATCCAGATGCACGTTTAGCAATTTACAAAGAAGCTCAAGAAAGACTTGTTGAGATTGCACCAATGGTGTATACTCACTATACAATTCTTTTAACTGGTATCAGTGATAGTGTTCATGATTTCTGGGTTACTCCTAACGGTATCTTCAGACTTCAAAACGTGTACATTTCTGAGTAA
- a CDS encoding TlpA family protein disulfide reductase, with protein sequence MNTTIYLTLFILWILVLCNSYMLIKLFKAVAKLNKKELPKSFAGIAKGSLLPIKNYKNLDMKAFDYTSKKNYIVLFGSYGCKVCHQIYPLFNTLKQEKTGVIIQIFMLATEDQAKEISAQYDIPTDHITIISQNDLPSLGITGFPFAYYLSSNGNVINKGLVNFKNDFDILMSA encoded by the coding sequence ATGAATACAACTATTTATTTGACCCTCTTTATATTGTGGATTTTGGTCTTATGCAATTCATATATGTTAATAAAGCTCTTCAAAGCAGTTGCTAAGTTAAACAAAAAAGAGCTACCCAAAAGTTTTGCAGGTATTGCTAAAGGATCACTTCTCCCCATCAAAAACTATAAAAACCTAGACATGAAAGCATTTGATTATACATCGAAAAAAAATTATATTGTACTATTTGGAAGCTATGGCTGTAAGGTTTGTCATCAAATATATCCATTATTTAATACACTCAAACAGGAAAAAACAGGAGTCATCATTCAAATTTTTATGTTAGCTACAGAAGATCAGGCAAAAGAAATTAGCGCACAATACGACATTCCTACAGATCATATTACTATAATATCCCAAAATGATTTGCCTTCACTTGGAATCACTGGATTTCCTTTTGCCTATTACTTATCTTCAAATGGGAACGTTATTAATAAAGGGCTGGTAAACTTCAAAAATGATTTTGATATTTTAATGTCTGCTTAG
- a CDS encoding ABC transporter permease yields the protein MSNQIAPTSDKQVPLTQPPKKGSSMGFFSRLRSNKVALIGGYLIILFILIALIGPYFTVYEYDKVDYSLRLLPPSTDHWFGTDHNGRDIFTRVIHGMPISLYVGFLSVLLGGIIGIPLGIVSGYYGGKIDALIMRIMDILLAFPGILLALALVSVLGSSLNNVIIAVGIFSVPAFARIVRGSTLATKKLEYIDAVRALGATDLRIIFRHILPNIMSPIIVQATLRIATAILAASGLSFLGMGAQPPTPEWGAMLSDGRRVLFDFPHVAFFPGLAIVLVVLVFNIFGDGLRDALDPKMKK from the coding sequence ATGAGCAATCAAATAGCTCCTACATCAGACAAGCAGGTTCCACTAACACAGCCCCCGAAAAAGGGGTCCAGCATGGGGTTCTTTTCCCGGCTGCGAAGCAACAAAGTAGCACTTATTGGGGGCTATCTTATTATATTATTTATTCTAATAGCTCTTATTGGGCCGTACTTTACCGTTTATGAGTATGATAAGGTAGATTATTCATTAAGGTTGCTACCTCCATCAACTGATCATTGGTTTGGTACGGATCATAATGGGAGAGACATTTTCACACGAGTTATTCATGGTATGCCAATTTCACTTTATGTAGGTTTCTTATCTGTGCTATTAGGTGGGATCATTGGTATACCTTTGGGAATTGTGTCAGGATATTACGGTGGAAAAATAGACGCTTTAATCATGCGTATTATGGATATCTTATTAGCATTTCCAGGTATTCTGTTAGCTTTAGCATTAGTAAGTGTTTTAGGAAGCAGTTTGAATAACGTGATTATTGCGGTAGGAATTTTTTCTGTGCCTGCTTTTGCAAGGATTGTTCGAGGATCTACGTTAGCAACTAAGAAGCTAGAGTATATTGACGCAGTGCGAGCTCTTGGTGCAACCGATCTAAGAATAATTTTCAGGCATATACTACCCAATATTATGTCTCCAATTATTGTCCAAGCTACATTAAGAATCGCAACGGCGATCTTAGCTGCTAGTGGACTCTCATTCTTAGGGATGGGTGCTCAGCCACCAACACCTGAGTGGGGAGCTATGCTTTCTGATGGAAGAAGAGTATTGTTTGACTTCCCACATGTAGCATTTTTCCCAGGATTAGCCATTGTACTCGTTGTACTTGTATTTAATATATTCGGTGATGGACTCAGAGATGCTTTGGATCCAAAAATGAAGAAATAG
- a CDS encoding MauE/DoxX family redox-associated membrane protein: protein MDWILFSRIFLSILFFFSALLKIVDKQNFINTIKDIGIRKELLSLAFGTLIIFEIIASILLWINSLVVFGLSLVYLLSIIFLFQTVKIIRSEEEVQCNCFGSLTDEKLGYSTLIRIFIILSVNTYLIININSMNSTFSLSEIFSYTTTSLGLIMLYSLLHTYTSLRVKINKEIK from the coding sequence ATGGATTGGATATTATTCTCAAGAATATTCCTTAGTATACTATTCTTTTTCTCTGCCTTATTAAAAATCGTTGATAAACAAAATTTCATCAATACCATTAAAGATATTGGCATAAGAAAAGAACTCCTTTCATTAGCTTTCGGAACCCTTATCATTTTTGAAATTATTGCCTCCATCCTACTTTGGATTAACTCATTAGTTGTTTTTGGTTTATCTTTAGTCTATCTCTTATCTATTATTTTTCTTTTCCAGACTGTAAAGATTATCCGCTCCGAGGAGGAAGTCCAATGCAATTGCTTTGGTTCCTTAACAGACGAAAAGCTGGGGTATTCAACACTTATCCGAATCTTTATCATTCTATCCGTTAATACGTATTTGATCATTAATATTAATTCAATGAATTCAACTTTCAGTCTATCTGAGATATTTAGTTATACAACAACTTCACTTGGACTTATAATGCTCTACTCTCTTTTACATACATACACAAGCCTGCGAGTTAAAATAAACAAGGAGATTAAGTAA
- a CDS encoding ABC transporter permease — protein MIKFIVRRLIQLIPVLVGISILVFSLMHLIPGDPAIVIAGESAPPQQVENLRERLGLNDPVPVQYFKYMGNLLTGDLGTSIRSNQPVWNEIQARIGITVAIAFYSTILSVFLGLIFGIISAVRHYSVTDVLIMIVALFGLSMPNFWLGLMLMQVFTIELGWLPPSGWGTLEQAIMPILALGTSGAAIIARMTRSSMLEVISQDYIQTARAKGVSERIVIYRHALKNALIPVVTVAGLEFGSLLGGAVITEAVFAINGLGQLILNSIRVRDFPVAQGTILILALMFVLVNLIVDIAYRFLNKRIELN, from the coding sequence TTGATTAAATTTATTGTAAGAAGACTTATTCAATTAATACCAGTGCTCGTAGGGATTTCAATCCTAGTTTTCTCTCTGATGCATTTAATACCTGGGGATCCAGCTATCGTTATTGCCGGTGAGAGTGCACCACCACAGCAGGTTGAGAATTTACGAGAAAGACTTGGATTAAATGATCCTGTACCAGTTCAGTATTTTAAATATATGGGGAACTTATTAACTGGTGACCTTGGAACGTCAATTAGAAGTAATCAACCTGTTTGGAATGAGATCCAGGCAAGAATTGGGATAACAGTAGCTATCGCTTTTTATAGTACTATACTCAGCGTATTTTTAGGACTTATATTTGGTATTATTTCAGCAGTTCGTCATTATTCCGTAACTGATGTTCTGATTATGATTGTGGCTTTATTCGGGTTATCCATGCCGAACTTTTGGCTTGGACTCATGCTTATGCAAGTATTTACCATTGAACTTGGCTGGTTACCTCCTTCAGGATGGGGGACATTAGAACAGGCTATCATGCCTATTTTAGCATTAGGAACATCAGGAGCAGCCATTATAGCTAGAATGACTCGTTCAAGCATGTTAGAGGTAATTAGTCAGGATTACATCCAAACGGCTAGAGCAAAGGGTGTTAGTGAAAGAATTGTTATTTATAGACATGCACTTAAGAACGCATTAATTCCAGTTGTAACAGTTGCTGGACTTGAGTTCGGTTCTTTATTAGGTGGAGCCGTTATTACTGAAGCTGTATTCGCCATTAACGGACTAGGACAACTTATCCTAAACTCTATTAGGGTTCGTGACTTCCCAGTTGCTCAAGGAACAATCTTGATTTTAGCTTTAATGTTTGTACTTGTTAACTTAATCGTTGATATTGCGTATCGTTTTCTAAATAAACGAATTGAATTGAACTAA
- a CDS encoding Fpg/Nei family DNA glycosylase, translating to MPELPEMENYRILLSQIIVNQRIVRVQINREKSINVEVERFHNAISHQKVIRIERRAKHLLFNLENGNILLLHLMLGGWMYFGSYEDKPDRTVQIQLTFPEGELYFIGLRLGYLHLYPSQMAVNQKLIELGPEPLESGFTLSFFESYIQGKRGRLKTVLVDQSFLSGIGNCYSDEICFAAQLLPKRDIAKLSDQEIKRLYHSIQKVLTDATAGGGYMEHPLYKSDKQTGAFDERCMIYDREGEPCQRCGSPIVKEMLSSRKMFFCVGCQI from the coding sequence ATGCCAGAACTACCTGAGATGGAGAATTATAGGATACTTCTTTCTCAAATAATAGTGAATCAACGGATAGTTAGAGTTCAGATTAATCGGGAAAAATCGATCAACGTAGAGGTGGAACGATTCCACAACGCTATCAGTCATCAAAAGGTAATTAGAATCGAACGCAGGGCAAAGCATCTTCTATTTAACTTAGAGAATGGAAACATTCTTTTACTACATCTTATGCTTGGTGGCTGGATGTACTTTGGTTCTTATGAAGATAAGCCTGACCGAACGGTTCAGATTCAATTGACCTTCCCAGAAGGGGAGTTATACTTTATAGGATTACGTCTAGGCTATTTACACCTATATCCCAGCCAAATGGCGGTAAATCAGAAGCTTATAGAATTAGGGCCAGAGCCTTTGGAGAGTGGCTTCACTCTATCCTTTTTTGAAAGCTACATTCAAGGCAAACGTGGGCGATTAAAAACCGTTTTGGTTGATCAATCATTCCTTTCAGGTATAGGAAACTGTTACTCAGATGAAATCTGTTTTGCCGCTCAGCTGCTTCCTAAGAGAGATATCGCTAAACTATCAGACCAAGAGATAAAACGCCTTTACCATTCCATTCAAAAGGTGCTAACAGATGCTACAGCTGGTGGTGGATATATGGAGCACCCGCTATATAAATCAGATAAACAAACTGGTGCTTTTGATGAAAGGTGTATGATTTACGATAGAGAGGGGGAGCCTTGCCAAAGGTGTGGGAGTCCTATCGTTAAAGAAATGCTTTCTAGTCGAAAGATGTTTTTTTGTGTAGGTTGTCAGATTTAA
- a CDS encoding exodeoxyribonuclease III: MKLVSWNVNGLRACVNKGFMEYFNEVDADIFCVQETKLQEGQIELMFEQEYEHYWNYAQKKGYSGTAIFTKVKPLSVSYGVGDNESEDEGRIITLEFDKFYVVNVYTPNAKRDLSRLEYRLQWEDDFRQYLQELDTKKPVILCGDLNVAHQEIDIKNAKSNMKNSGFTPEERGKMTELLGAGFIDSFRAVYPDREEAYSWWSYMPKVRERNVGWRIDYFIISERLKPYLKGAEIDSHVLGSDHCPVLLEMDL, from the coding sequence ATGAAGCTAGTATCATGGAATGTAAATGGTTTAAGAGCATGTGTGAACAAAGGGTTTATGGAATATTTTAATGAGGTGGATGCTGATATTTTCTGTGTCCAGGAAACAAAGCTTCAAGAAGGGCAAATCGAGCTCATGTTTGAACAAGAATATGAGCATTACTGGAACTATGCACAGAAGAAGGGCTATTCAGGGACGGCGATCTTTACGAAAGTAAAACCCCTTTCTGTCAGCTATGGTGTAGGGGATAATGAGAGTGAGGATGAGGGAAGAATCATTACCCTAGAGTTTGACAAATTCTATGTAGTCAATGTATATACCCCCAATGCGAAGAGAGATTTATCACGACTTGAGTATCGCTTGCAATGGGAGGACGACTTTCGCCAATATTTGCAGGAGCTGGATACGAAGAAGCCTGTTATTTTATGTGGTGACTTGAATGTAGCCCACCAGGAAATAGATATTAAAAATGCTAAATCAAACATGAAAAACTCAGGCTTTACTCCAGAGGAAAGAGGAAAGATGACTGAGCTCTTAGGCGCTGGTTTTATTGATTCTTTTAGAGCTGTTTACCCTGATCGAGAAGAAGCCTATTCATGGTGGTCGTATATGCCAAAGGTCAGAGAACGAAACGTTGGCTGGAGAATTGATTATTTTATTATTTCAGAGAGATTGAAGCCTTATCTTAAGGGAGCCGAAATTGATAGTCATGTGTTGGGTAGCGATCATTGTCCTGTGCTATTGGAAATGGATCTATAG
- a CDS encoding ABC transporter ATP-binding protein: protein MQKHESILEINNLQTSFFTSGGEVKAVDGVTLRVPKGQTLGVVGESGSGKSIMSKSILRLIQKPGKIIGGEILYNGEDLVKKSEKEMQKIRGNQISMIFQEPMTSLNPVYTVGEQIGEALKIHQKLNKKKSIEKSIEMLKLVGIPSPEKRVHQYPFELSGGMRQRVMIAMALACDPDLLIADEPTTALDVTIQAQILELIKDLQDRLKMSVIMITHDLGVVAETCDYVVVMYGGSVVEYTDVRSLFNKPKHPYTVGLLNSLPRHDIDQDELEAIKGSVPSPAEMPKGCRFAPRCPHAQELCFNKYPELTKNDDGSEIRCWIYTDEWDSNVEVDLHNGKSTIES, encoded by the coding sequence ATGCAAAAACATGAATCTATATTAGAAATAAATAATCTCCAAACATCATTTTTTACAAGTGGTGGAGAAGTTAAAGCAGTAGATGGAGTTACCTTACGTGTTCCTAAGGGTCAAACTCTTGGAGTTGTGGGAGAGTCCGGATCTGGAAAAAGTATTATGTCTAAATCTATTCTAAGACTTATTCAAAAGCCAGGTAAAATTATTGGCGGAGAAATCCTATATAACGGCGAAGATTTAGTTAAAAAATCTGAAAAAGAGATGCAAAAAATCCGTGGAAACCAAATTTCAATGATCTTCCAGGAACCTATGACATCCTTAAATCCAGTATATACAGTTGGGGAACAAATTGGTGAAGCGTTAAAGATTCACCAAAAGCTAAATAAAAAGAAGTCGATTGAAAAATCGATCGAGATGCTAAAGCTTGTAGGAATACCATCTCCAGAAAAAAGAGTTCATCAATATCCATTTGAGCTTTCTGGTGGGATGAGGCAGAGGGTTATGATCGCCATGGCTCTTGCCTGTGATCCTGATTTGTTGATTGCTGATGAGCCAACAACCGCGTTAGACGTAACGATTCAAGCACAAATCTTAGAGTTAATTAAGGACCTTCAGGATCGCTTGAAAATGTCTGTAATCATGATCACACATGATCTTGGGGTTGTTGCAGAAACATGTGATTATGTAGTTGTAATGTATGGTGGAAGTGTTGTTGAATATACGGATGTACGCTCATTGTTCAACAAGCCGAAGCATCCTTATACAGTAGGATTGCTTAATTCATTACCTCGACATGATATTGATCAAGATGAACTTGAGGCAATCAAAGGTTCTGTACCAAGCCCTGCTGAAATGCCTAAGGGCTGCCGATTCGCACCACGTTGCCCTCACGCTCAGGAGCTATGCTTTAACAAATATCCTGAGCTAACAAAAAATGATGACGGAAGCGAAATTCGTTGTTGGATTTACACAGATGAGTGGGATAGTAATGTGGAGGTGGACTTACACAATGGCAAAAGTACTATTGAAAGTTGA